One genomic region from Neisseria weaveri encodes:
- a CDS encoding hypoxanthine-guanine phosphoribosyltransferase, translating to MDIEQKYRQTQAMFQNAELLFGEEECRQALQRVADEITRDLSGKYPLLLPVMGGAVVFTGQLLPLLKFPLDFDYVHVSRYGDKLQGGNFNWKRMPDAEQIRGRHIVVLDDILDEGHTMAAIKEKLLEMGAASCSAAVFANKLISKDKPIKADYVGIDVPDRYVFGYGMDAAGCWRNLGAIYALNNPK from the coding sequence ATGGATATCGAACAAAAATACCGACAAACCCAAGCAATGTTCCAAAATGCCGAACTACTGTTCGGCGAAGAAGAATGCCGGCAAGCCCTGCAGCGCGTTGCCGACGAAATCACCCGCGACCTGAGCGGAAAATACCCCCTGCTGCTGCCGGTGATGGGCGGAGCCGTCGTCTTTACCGGCCAACTCCTGCCCCTACTTAAATTCCCGCTCGACTTCGACTACGTCCACGTCTCACGCTACGGCGACAAGCTCCAAGGCGGCAACTTCAACTGGAAACGCATGCCCGATGCCGAACAAATCCGCGGCCGCCATATTGTCGTACTGGACGACATTCTCGACGAAGGCCACACTATGGCTGCCATAAAAGAAAAACTCTTGGAAATGGGCGCAGCCTCCTGCTCCGCAGCCGTGTTTGCCAACAAACTCATCAGCAAAGACAAACCGATTAAAGCAGACTATGTCGGCATCGACGTACCCGACCGCTACGTATTCGGCTACGGCATGGATGCCGCAGGCTGCTGGCGCAATCTCGGCGCAATCTACGCCTTAAACAACCCCAAATAA
- a CDS encoding PTS sugar transporter subunit IIA: MIGLLIITHESIGEAYRKLAQHFFPDGIPGSIHMIGVRPDEDHEDVIRRANEQIQNFTGGNGILILSDIFGATPCNAARKLVHPDQTAILTGLNAPMLIKAIQHAPNADNLQTFTESVKNAAVQGIFAITDSNGLPCSS, from the coding sequence ATGATCGGTTTACTGATTATTACCCACGAATCCATAGGCGAAGCCTACCGGAAACTGGCGCAACACTTCTTCCCCGACGGCATTCCCGGCAGCATCCATATGATCGGCGTCCGTCCCGACGAAGACCATGAAGACGTTATCCGCCGTGCCAACGAACAGATTCAAAATTTCACCGGCGGCAACGGCATATTGATACTCTCCGACATCTTCGGCGCCACCCCGTGCAATGCCGCAAGAAAACTGGTACACCCCGACCAAACCGCCATTCTGACAGGCTTAAACGCCCCCATGCTGATCAAAGCCATCCAGCATGCCCCGAATGCGGATAATCTGCAAACCTTTACCGAATCCGTCAAAAATGCCGCCGTTCAAGGCATCTTTGCCATCACCGACTCCAACGGCCTGCCCTGCAGCTCCTAA
- a CDS encoding HPr family phosphocarrier protein: MQKQEIEIINKLGLHARASSKFTQTASQFQSEVWVSRNDRRVNGKSIMGLMMLAAAQGTTVILETEGPDEVETMQALTDLINDYFGEGE, from the coding sequence ATGCAGAAACAAGAAATAGAGATCATCAACAAACTCGGCCTACACGCCCGCGCATCCAGCAAATTCACCCAAACCGCATCGCAATTCCAAAGCGAAGTCTGGGTATCGCGCAACGACCGCCGTGTTAACGGCAAAAGCATTATGGGACTGATGATGCTGGCCGCCGCACAAGGCACCACCGTCATTTTAGAAACCGAAGGTCCGGACGAAGTCGAAACCATGCAGGCCCTAACCGACTTAATCAACGACTACTTTGGCGAAGGCGAATAA
- the ptsP gene encoding phosphoenolpyruvate--protein phosphotransferase, with protein MSIVLHGVTAGKGIAIGRAHLIARGINEVPQYDIAEKDLDAEVTRYENAVKATRKELEQLRSAIPENAPTELGAFISLHLMLLTDVTLSREPVDIIEEQYINAEWALKQQTDKLSAQFDEIDDAYLRERKQDMLQVVKRIHNNLIGQGNELNLEADLLDDTVLIAHDISPADTVHLKDQRIAAFVTDLGGPTSHTAILGRSLDIPSVIGLHHARNLITENEWVIVDGINGVLIINPDEIVLAEYRALAREFRNRKRALNKLKKTAATTEDGINIELLANIESLDDIKQLHNIGADGVGLFRSEFLYLNRDTMPSEDEQYEVYSQFVKKLKDKNLTIRTVDLGVDKNPRWFGQNGTPNCSLNPALGMTGIRLCLAEPVMFRTQMRAILRAAVHGPVKMMWPMITSLPELRQCLTHFETAQRQLDERGVEYGEVSLGCMIEIPSAALTVGSLLKLVDFISIGTNDLIQYTLSVDRGDDSVSYLYQPEHPAVLKLLQHVIRTANRMNKTVSVCGEMAGDTTYTKVLLGMGLRRFSMNPNNLLAVKDVVLHSNTVALENDVAKLMRNEDPEKSAKLIKQINLTKETA; from the coding sequence ATGAGCATCGTGTTACACGGCGTAACCGCCGGCAAAGGCATAGCCATCGGACGGGCGCACCTGATTGCCCGCGGCATCAACGAAGTGCCGCAATACGACATTGCCGAAAAAGACCTCGATGCCGAAGTAACACGCTATGAAAACGCCGTCAAAGCCACCCGAAAAGAGTTGGAACAGCTTCGCAGTGCCATTCCTGAAAATGCCCCTACCGAGTTGGGCGCATTCATTTCCCTGCACTTGATGCTGCTGACCGACGTAACCCTATCGCGCGAGCCCGTCGACATTATCGAAGAACAATACATCAACGCCGAATGGGCGCTGAAACAGCAAACCGACAAACTCTCCGCCCAATTCGACGAAATCGACGACGCCTACCTGCGCGAACGCAAACAAGATATGCTGCAAGTCGTCAAGCGTATCCACAACAACCTGATCGGACAAGGCAACGAACTCAATCTCGAAGCCGACCTGCTCGACGATACCGTACTGATTGCGCACGATATTTCCCCCGCCGACACCGTCCATCTGAAAGACCAGCGCATTGCCGCTTTCGTTACCGATTTGGGCGGCCCCACCAGCCATACCGCCATTTTAGGCCGCAGTTTGGACATTCCCTCCGTTATCGGCCTGCACCACGCACGCAATCTTATTACCGAAAACGAGTGGGTAATTGTCGACGGCATCAACGGCGTACTCATCATCAATCCCGATGAAATCGTCTTAGCCGAATACCGGGCACTTGCAAGAGAATTCCGCAACCGCAAACGCGCGCTCAACAAACTGAAAAAAACCGCCGCCACCACCGAAGACGGCATCAATATCGAGCTGCTGGCCAATATCGAATCGCTGGACGACATCAAACAGCTACACAATATCGGTGCAGACGGTGTCGGACTGTTCCGCAGCGAGTTTCTCTATCTCAACCGCGACACCATGCCGTCTGAAGACGAGCAGTACGAAGTCTACAGCCAGTTTGTCAAAAAACTGAAAGATAAAAACCTGACCATACGGACCGTGGATCTCGGCGTCGATAAAAACCCGCGCTGGTTCGGGCAAAACGGCACGCCGAACTGCAGCCTGAACCCGGCTTTGGGTATGACCGGCATCCGCCTGTGTCTGGCAGAGCCGGTGATGTTCCGCACACAAATGCGTGCCATTCTGCGTGCCGCCGTACACGGGCCGGTTAAAATGATGTGGCCGATGATTACCTCACTGCCCGAATTGCGCCAATGCCTGACCCACTTCGAAACCGCCCAACGCCAATTGGACGAACGGGGCGTAGAATACGGCGAAGTTTCACTCGGCTGTATGATCGAAATCCCGTCCGCCGCACTCACTGTCGGCAGCCTGCTGAAACTGGTCGACTTTATCTCCATCGGCACCAACGACCTGATCCAATATACGCTTTCCGTAGACCGCGGCGACGACAGCGTCAGCTACCTTTACCAACCGGAACACCCGGCCGTCTTAAAATTGCTGCAGCACGTCATCCGCACGGCCAACCGCATGAACAAAACCGTATCGGTATGCGGCGAGATGGCAGGCGATACGACCTATACCAAAGTCTTGCTGGGCATGGGATTGCGCCGTTTTTCCATGAACCCCAACAACCTGTTGGCCGTTAAAGATGTGGTTTTACACAGCAATACGGTCGCCTTGGAAAACGATGTAGCCAAACTGATGCGCAATGAAGACCCCGAAAAATCAGCCAAGCTCATCAAACAGATCAACCTGACCAAAGAAACCGCCTGA
- a CDS encoding SixA phosphatase family protein: MNLILWRHAQAEDQAETDLARILTATGHQQAEEIAGWLKPRLPEETEIWASEAARSQQTAAHLSHNYTVMSALNPLTDAETVLRVLAEAKQNSTIVIVGHQPWLGELCSFLLNQHWDSEPWSVKKGGFWWFKIQFDKHGFHSKLHAALTPKALETNGQD, from the coding sequence ATGAACCTGATACTCTGGCGCCACGCCCAAGCAGAAGACCAAGCCGAAACCGATTTGGCGCGCATCCTGACCGCAACAGGCCATCAGCAAGCCGAAGAAATTGCCGGCTGGCTCAAACCGCGCCTGCCTGAAGAAACCGAAATCTGGGCTTCCGAAGCCGCACGCAGCCAACAAACCGCCGCACATCTCAGTCACAACTATACGGTCATGTCGGCACTCAATCCGCTAACCGATGCGGAAACCGTACTGCGTGTTTTGGCCGAAGCCAAGCAGAACAGCACCATCGTCATCGTCGGCCACCAACCGTGGCTGGGCGAACTGTGTTCGTTCCTACTCAACCAGCATTGGGACAGTGAACCGTGGTCGGTGAAAAAAGGCGGCTTCTGGTGGTTTAAAATCCAATTCGACAAACACGGCTTCCACAGCAAACTGCACGCCGCCCTGACTCCTAAAGCTCTGGAAACCAACGGACAAGACTAA
- the leuS gene encoding leucine--tRNA ligase yields MQEQYQPSAVEPAAQAKWDEARLFNVAEDASKPKYYCLSMFPYPSGKLHMGHVRNYTIGDVLSRYKLLNGFNVLQPMGWDAFGMPAENAAIDRQVAPAKWTYENIAYMRKQLKSLGFAFDWERELATCTPEYYRWEQLLFTKLFEKGVIYRKNGTVNWDPVDQTVLANEQVIDGRGWRSGALIEKREIPMYYFKITDYAEQLLSDLDGLNWPEQVKTMQRNWIGKSRGVQVRFALDSGSKQGLEGDYAEYLQVYTTRPDTLLGVTYVAVAAEHPLATAAAPDKPELQAFISECKSGSVAEADMATMEKKGVPTGRYVINPLNGDKLEVWIANYVLWGYGDGAVMAVPGHDERDFEFANKYRLPIKQVVESTLEQPAYNPTEWQDWYGDKENTRLINSGEFDGMDFQTAFDATSAKLQSLNAGAPKTQYRLRDWGISRQRYWGCPIPIIHCESCGDVPVPVDQLPVVLPEDVVPDGSGSPLAKMPEFYETTCPHCGGPAKRETDTMDTFMESSWYQFRYMSPQFSDGMVAPEAARYWQQADQYIGGIEHAILHLLYARFFTKLMNEEGIVPVKEPFASLLTQGMVLQATYYRETEGGKKQWFNPAEVEVQTDDKGRPVAAVLKADGQPVVIGGVEKMSKSKNNGVDPQELIEAYGADTARLFMMFASPPEQSLEWSDAGVEGAHRFLRRLWRTVFEYINRDGAVNAFSDGHDSLSKELKDLRHKLHATIAKVSDDYGRRLQFNTAIAAVMELLNQYDKTDCTSEQGRAVAQEVLEAVVRLLWPIVPHICEALWSELSSDTPLWQAAWPQADAVALVKSEIEIMVQVNGKLRGKVTVPADADKAALEAAALATEGAVKFMEGKEPKKIIVVPGRLVNIVV; encoded by the coding sequence ATGCAAGAACAATACCAACCGTCTGCCGTCGAGCCGGCAGCACAAGCCAAATGGGATGAAGCCCGTTTGTTTAACGTGGCCGAAGACGCTTCCAAACCCAAATACTACTGTCTCTCCATGTTCCCCTACCCCAGCGGCAAGCTGCACATGGGGCATGTGCGCAACTACACCATCGGCGACGTATTGAGCCGTTACAAACTGCTCAACGGCTTCAACGTGCTGCAACCGATGGGCTGGGACGCTTTCGGCATGCCCGCCGAAAACGCCGCCATCGACCGCCAAGTCGCCCCCGCCAAATGGACTTACGAAAACATTGCCTACATGCGCAAGCAGCTGAAAAGCTTGGGTTTTGCGTTTGACTGGGAACGCGAACTGGCTACCTGCACCCCCGAATATTACCGCTGGGAGCAGCTTCTGTTTACCAAACTGTTTGAAAAAGGCGTGATTTACCGCAAAAACGGCACGGTAAACTGGGATCCGGTCGATCAAACCGTATTGGCCAACGAGCAAGTAATCGACGGTCGCGGTTGGCGTTCGGGCGCGTTGATCGAAAAACGCGAAATCCCGATGTATTACTTCAAAATCACCGATTACGCCGAGCAGCTTTTGAGCGATCTGGACGGCCTGAACTGGCCGGAGCAAGTGAAAACCATGCAGCGCAACTGGATCGGCAAATCGCGCGGCGTACAAGTGCGCTTTGCATTGGACAGCGGCAGCAAACAAGGCTTGGAAGGTGATTATGCCGAATACTTGCAGGTGTACACTACCCGCCCCGACACCTTGCTGGGCGTAACCTACGTTGCCGTGGCCGCCGAACATCCGCTGGCTACCGCCGCCGCACCCGACAAGCCCGAACTGCAAGCGTTTATCTCCGAATGCAAATCAGGCAGCGTGGCCGAGGCCGATATGGCGACGATGGAAAAAAAAGGCGTGCCGACCGGCCGCTATGTGATTAATCCGCTCAACGGCGACAAGCTGGAAGTGTGGATTGCCAACTATGTATTGTGGGGCTATGGCGACGGTGCGGTAATGGCCGTGCCCGGCCACGACGAGCGAGATTTCGAGTTCGCCAACAAATACCGGCTGCCTATTAAACAAGTTGTCGAATCCACTTTGGAACAACCTGCCTACAACCCGACCGAATGGCAGGATTGGTACGGCGACAAAGAAAACACCCGCCTGATCAACAGCGGCGAATTCGACGGCATGGACTTTCAGACGGCCTTTGATGCCACTTCCGCCAAACTGCAATCCCTAAACGCCGGCGCACCGAAAACCCAATACCGCCTGCGCGACTGGGGCATTTCGCGCCAACGCTACTGGGGCTGCCCGATTCCGATTATCCATTGCGAAAGCTGCGGCGACGTACCCGTACCGGTCGACCAGTTGCCCGTGGTGCTGCCCGAAGATGTCGTACCCGACGGCAGCGGTTCGCCTTTGGCCAAAATGCCCGAGTTCTACGAAACCACCTGCCCGCATTGCGGCGGCCCCGCCAAACGCGAAACCGATACCATGGATACCTTTATGGAATCGAGCTGGTATCAGTTCCGTTACATGTCGCCCCAGTTTTCAGACGGCATGGTTGCCCCCGAAGCCGCCCGATACTGGCAGCAGGCCGACCAATACATCGGCGGCATCGAACACGCCATCTTGCACCTCTTATACGCCCGCTTCTTCACCAAACTGATGAACGAAGAAGGCATCGTGCCGGTGAAAGAACCCTTCGCCAGCCTGCTCACGCAAGGCATGGTGCTGCAAGCCACCTACTACCGCGAAACCGAAGGCGGCAAAAAGCAATGGTTCAACCCCGCCGAAGTGGAAGTGCAAACTGACGACAAAGGCCGTCCTGTTGCAGCCGTCTTAAAAGCCGACGGCCAGCCGGTGGTAATCGGCGGCGTGGAAAAAATGTCGAAATCGAAAAACAACGGCGTCGACCCGCAAGAGCTGATCGAAGCCTACGGTGCCGACACCGCCCGCCTGTTTATGATGTTCGCCTCGCCGCCCGAACAATCGCTCGAATGGAGCGATGCCGGCGTAGAAGGCGCACACCGCTTCCTGCGCCGCCTGTGGCGCACCGTGTTTGAATACATCAACCGAGACGGCGCAGTCAACGCCTTTTCAGACGGCCACGACAGCCTAAGCAAAGAGCTGAAAGACCTGCGCCACAAACTACACGCCACCATCGCCAAAGTCAGCGACGACTACGGCCGCCGCCTGCAATTCAACACCGCCATCGCCGCCGTGATGGAATTGCTCAACCAATACGACAAAACCGATTGCACGTCCGAACAAGGCCGTGCCGTAGCGCAAGAAGTATTGGAAGCCGTTGTCCGCTTGCTGTGGCCGATTGTGCCGCACATCTGCGAAGCCTTGTGGAGCGAGTTGAGCAGCGATACCCCGCTGTGGCAAGCCGCTTGGCCGCAAGCCGATGCCGTCGCCTTGGTGAAATCCGAAATAGAAATCATGGTGCAGGTAAACGGCAAACTGCGCGGCAAAGTAACCGTGCCCGCCGATGCCGACAAAGCCGCCCTCGAAGCCGCCGCACTCGCCACCGAAGGCGCCGTGAAATTCATGGAAGGCAAAGAGCCGAAGAAAATCATCGTCGTCCCCGGCCGTTTGGTGAATATTGTTGTATAA
- a CDS encoding DUF3616 domain-containing protein translates to MNKDQEFITNNENSENIENINTEIITTEEINLIPDAPALTEDDGVKPIEDLFLATPNEKAKKLKKQLRKKNKEKNNSEVETDGEPAAIPLGTTKGVETMFRNAFRTEMELLALAATKANIMISLNGFIVSALMISGAFIFASSPEFLVPAGIFMLTAAASIIFALLSASPDRAGKLRETWRWLCDFVKGKTSFKEFKPRIMRPEGHFFGKNPNILIYEDRVKIPKERYWEMMQDIMSDRNQVYEKMSDELYWLGLMANKQFKYLNMSYAAFRWGLLASLIAFISVKTLPNIVPSMQASQQASELRSQGIHTFNTVYEPSAVQQLPDGRLLVAEDESARAVSILSFDAEGNIQEDDAVDTRVMRGLKRKLSDLEALTRDKDGYVYAITSHARNREGLRRPDREHFLRFKIVGNDVRELSAFNKLTDVLENSEQLQKLIQEKSGGQKINFSAINIEGLAYNPKNDTLMLGFRDPELDNWALVTYISNYKEVFTKGATPNFADVALIDIKGGGIRSLNYDPVLESFVITNEVKDEDGTKYSQLWLWSGESNAQPKTVLLPNLRHMTNVEAVDSVVINGQPRLILMSDEGDETKKLSAKYMIVDYNEL, encoded by the coding sequence ATGAACAAAGATCAGGAGTTTATTACAAATAACGAAAATTCTGAAAATATTGAAAATATCAATACAGAAATAATAACAACAGAAGAAATAAATTTAATTCCGGATGCCCCTGCTTTGACGGAAGACGACGGGGTCAAACCAATCGAAGATTTGTTTCTGGCCACGCCCAACGAAAAAGCTAAAAAGCTGAAAAAACAGTTGCGCAAAAAAAATAAAGAAAAAAACAATAGTGAAGTCGAGACCGACGGCGAACCGGCAGCCATTCCCTTGGGAACAACCAAAGGCGTAGAAACTATGTTCCGCAATGCGTTCCGTACAGAAATGGAGCTGCTGGCTCTGGCTGCAACCAAAGCCAATATCATGATTTCCCTAAACGGCTTTATCGTATCCGCTCTGATGATTTCAGGCGCATTTATTTTTGCCTCATCACCCGAGTTTCTCGTGCCGGCAGGTATTTTCATGCTGACGGCAGCCGCCTCCATTATCTTTGCCTTACTGTCCGCCTCCCCCGATCGTGCCGGTAAATTACGGGAAACATGGCGCTGGCTTTGCGATTTTGTCAAAGGTAAAACATCATTTAAAGAATTCAAACCTAGAATTATGCGTCCGGAAGGCCACTTCTTCGGGAAAAACCCTAACATCTTGATTTACGAAGACCGCGTGAAAATCCCTAAAGAACGTTACTGGGAAATGATGCAAGATATCATGAGCGACCGCAATCAAGTGTATGAAAAAATGAGTGACGAGCTTTACTGGCTGGGCTTGATGGCCAATAAACAATTCAAATATCTGAATATGTCTTATGCAGCTTTCCGCTGGGGTCTTTTAGCCTCTCTGATTGCCTTCATCAGCGTGAAAACTTTACCCAATATCGTTCCATCTATGCAGGCGAGCCAACAGGCATCAGAGCTGCGTTCACAAGGCATCCATACTTTTAATACCGTTTACGAGCCGTCGGCCGTACAGCAGCTTCCTGACGGAAGGTTGCTGGTGGCAGAAGACGAATCTGCACGCGCCGTGAGCATTTTAAGTTTTGATGCCGAAGGTAATATCCAAGAAGACGATGCAGTCGACACCAGAGTGATGCGTGGCTTGAAACGTAAATTAAGCGATTTGGAAGCCTTAACCCGCGATAAAGATGGCTATGTATACGCAATCACTTCACATGCACGTAACCGCGAGGGGCTTCGCCGTCCGGATCGTGAACACTTCCTGCGCTTTAAAATCGTCGGTAATGATGTTCGTGAATTATCAGCATTTAATAAATTGACCGATGTTTTAGAGAATTCAGAACAACTGCAAAAACTGATTCAAGAAAAAAGCGGTGGCCAAAAAATCAATTTCTCCGCCATTAACATCGAAGGTTTAGCATACAACCCGAAAAATGATACTTTAATGCTGGGATTCAGGGACCCCGAATTGGATAATTGGGCCTTGGTTACCTACATTAGCAACTACAAGGAAGTATTTACTAAAGGTGCCACACCAAACTTTGCCGATGTTGCACTCATCGACATCAAAGGCGGCGGTATCCGCTCTCTAAACTATGATCCTGTATTGGAATCGTTTGTAATTACCAATGAAGTAAAAGATGAAGACGGAACCAAATACTCGCAATTATGGTTATGGAGTGGAGAATCTAATGCACAACCCAAAACCGTTTTGTTACCCAACCTGCGCCACATGACCAATGTCGAAGCAGTTGACTCGGTTGTCATTAATGGCCAACCCAGACTTATTCTGATGAGTGACGAAGGGGATGAAACCAAAAAGCTTTCGGCAAAATATATGATTGTTGATTACAACGAACTGTAA
- the coaD gene encoding pantetheine-phosphate adenylyltransferase, translated as MKISPLRRAVYAGSFDPPTNGHLWMIRQAQAMFDELVVAIGVNPEKRSTYSVAERRVMLEAITAEFENVRITVFENRFLVHYAESIGAGYIVRGIRTAADYEYERSMRYINGDLQPQISTVFLMPPREFAEVSSTMVKGLVGPDGWRDIVHRYLPPAVYEKILSDHKGSSY; from the coding sequence ATGAAGATTTCACCTTTGCGTCGTGCGGTTTATGCAGGTAGTTTTGATCCCCCCACGAATGGACATTTATGGATGATACGCCAAGCTCAAGCAATGTTTGATGAGTTGGTGGTAGCAATTGGTGTGAATCCTGAAAAAAGAAGCACATACTCTGTCGCAGAGCGTAGGGTAATGCTTGAAGCGATTACAGCTGAATTTGAAAATGTGCGTATTACTGTTTTTGAAAACAGATTTTTAGTTCATTACGCTGAAAGTATAGGTGCAGGATATATTGTGCGGGGTATACGCACTGCCGCCGATTATGAATATGAGCGTTCGATGCGTTATATTAATGGCGATTTACAACCTCAAATTTCAACAGTTTTTCTTATGCCCCCAAGAGAATTTGCCGAAGTTTCATCTACTATGGTAAAAGGATTGGTAGGGCCTGACGGTTGGCGTGATATTGTTCACCGTTATTTGCCACCTGCTGTTTATGAAAAGATTTTAAGTGATCACAAGGGAAGCAGTTATTAA
- a CDS encoding roadblock/LC7 domain-containing protein: protein MREQLLISVLSDLNNTSPDITASAVISMDGLPLATLLPSHLNADRVGAMSATLLALGTRAVHELACGELDQVMVKGEHGYVLLSQAGNKAVLALMAKESSKLGLILLDAKRASRHIADIL from the coding sequence ATGCGTGAACAGCTATTAATTTCTGTATTAAGTGATTTGAACAATACCTCGCCGGATATTACGGCTTCTGCTGTTATTTCAATGGATGGTTTGCCGTTGGCTACCCTATTACCAAGCCATTTAAATGCTGATAGAGTGGGAGCAATGTCTGCCACATTGTTGGCTTTGGGAACGAGAGCCGTGCATGAATTGGCTTGTGGCGAATTAGATCAAGTTATGGTTAAAGGTGAGCATGGTTATGTTTTGTTGAGTCAGGCGGGAAATAAAGCAGTATTGGCATTAATGGCAAAAGAGAGCAGTAAATTGGGATTGATTTTGTTGGATGCCAAGCGTGCCTCCCGGCATATTGCAGATATTTTATAA
- a CDS encoding GTP-binding protein: MKENKIIFTGPVGVGKTTAISALSDEPPVQTDASASDMTLVRKGHTTVAMDYGVIHLDEDIKVHLYGTPGQERFNFMWEILSQGSMGLILLLDNTRTNPLKDLQFFLDAFKELLKTAPLVVGVTKMDIRSLPGVDVYQKYLAQNNFNVPVFEIDARQENDVKQLVSAMLFSIDPGLEV, from the coding sequence GTGAAAGAAAATAAAATTATCTTTACCGGACCAGTAGGAGTGGGGAAAACGACTGCTATTTCTGCTTTATCAGATGAGCCTCCGGTTCAGACGGATGCCAGTGCATCTGATATGACTTTGGTAAGAAAAGGGCATACAACAGTTGCAATGGATTATGGTGTAATCCATTTAGATGAAGATATTAAAGTCCATCTGTACGGTACTCCCGGTCAAGAACGGTTTAACTTTATGTGGGAGATTTTGAGTCAGGGAAGTATGGGGTTGATTTTACTGTTAGACAATACACGAACTAACCCTTTGAAAGATTTGCAGTTCTTTTTAGATGCTTTTAAAGAGTTGTTGAAAACTGCTCCTCTGGTTGTTGGTGTAACTAAAATGGATATTCGTTCATTGCCTGGAGTAGATGTGTATCAGAAATACTTGGCTCAAAATAATTTTAATGTCCCGGTTTTTGAAATTGATGCTCGTCAAGAAAATGACGTAAAACAGCTTGTAAGTGCAATGTTGTTTTCTATTGATCCGGGTTTGGAGGTATAA
- a CDS encoding response regulator, whose product MENLLPKVKTVRVMLQNMGEQQDAVFRMAFKMHNTTNYQVVGEDSDEQPDLILVDTDADEGVQKWRALKGKYPSVPVVMFSAADPEETTPYLAKPIKFDTLFPILRTLAQGGGIFDASCKGEGCSEKGDASVRKTTIKRFNPQRGLLGALKYASQSNQDIAVLHNGKPVFIVFPSIQRVLLTVGAADLEKLCKDDNLHVECKNVPDNPAWKEKAKVTIMSCLWQMAIWTAQGRLIYPMTPQTVFTLKKWPNLTRLAPVPESMRLSAFLTKTSVNLNILYKVMPLEMPDILNYLAATSVTGFLATDNEFVAAENTAVEDKMSVNSDVPDNQMAKDAQKAVSPSAEQPRSLLQRLMRKLLGRG is encoded by the coding sequence ATGGAAAATCTGCTTCCGAAAGTTAAAACCGTTCGGGTAATGTTACAAAATATGGGCGAGCAGCAGGATGCTGTGTTCCGAATGGCCTTTAAAATGCACAATACAACCAATTATCAGGTTGTTGGAGAAGATTCAGATGAGCAGCCGGATTTAATTTTGGTAGATACTGATGCGGATGAAGGTGTGCAAAAATGGCGTGCGCTAAAGGGAAAATATCCGTCTGTTCCTGTTGTGATGTTTTCTGCTGCAGATCCTGAAGAAACGACACCGTATTTGGCAAAGCCGATTAAGTTTGATACCTTGTTTCCCATTTTGCGTACCCTGGCGCAAGGTGGTGGTATATTTGATGCCAGTTGTAAAGGTGAAGGGTGCAGCGAAAAAGGGGATGCATCCGTAAGAAAAACGACTATTAAGCGTTTTAATCCTCAACGGGGCTTGTTGGGGGCATTAAAATATGCGAGCCAAAGCAACCAAGATATTGCCGTATTGCATAACGGCAAACCGGTATTTATTGTATTTCCAAGCATTCAGAGGGTTTTATTGACCGTTGGTGCTGCAGACTTGGAAAAATTATGCAAAGATGATAATTTGCATGTTGAGTGCAAAAATGTTCCGGATAATCCCGCCTGGAAAGAAAAAGCCAAAGTAACAATCATGTCTTGTTTGTGGCAGATGGCAATTTGGACTGCTCAAGGGCGTTTGATTTATCCTATGACACCGCAAACCGTTTTCACTTTGAAAAAATGGCCTAATTTAACACGATTAGCTCCTGTGCCGGAGTCAATGCGGTTGTCGGCTTTTTTGACAAAAACTTCTGTGAACTTGAACATTCTGTATAAAGTTATGCCTTTAGAAATGCCAGATATTTTAAATTATTTGGCTGCAACTTCCGTTACAGGTTTCTTGGCAACAGATAATGAGTTTGTTGCTGCAGAAAATACTGCTGTTGAAGACAAAATGAGCGTTAACAGTGATGTTCCTGATAACCAAATGGCTAAAGATGCCCAAAAAGCCGTTAGTCCTTCAGCAGAACAACCTCGTAGTTTGTTGCAACGCTTGATGCGTAAATTATTGGGTAGAGGTTAA